GGGGGCGGGGGGCCCTCCTCGGGCTCCACCCGAAGGAGGTACCGCCCTTCCCCTACCTCCAGAACCAAAAGGCCCCGCCCACGGAGGGGCACCTCCAGGTCCTTGGCCTCCCCCGGGGCCAGCTCCAGGCGGAAGGGCGCAAAGCGCACCTCGCTCTCCTCGGCGGGGCGGACGGGGAGGAGCTCGGGCACGTTGCCCCCGTTTCTCGCCCGGAAGAGGAGAAGGCCGCCCCCCGCCTGGAGCTTCACCTCGAGGGCCCGCCGCTCCCCCACCCGCACCTCCCGGCACTCCCCCAGGCAGACCCGGTAGACCCCGGGGGGAGCCGTTTCGGGCACCTCCACCAGGACCAAATAGGGCGGGCTTTCCGAGGCGAGGAGCAGGCGGAGGGGAGGGTCCACCCTCGGGGCCCTTTCCTCAGGAAGGGGGCCCGGGAAGACCAGGGTTACCACCGAGCCGGGCTGGACCGGGACCGCTTCCTGGGCGAGGGCACCACTCCCCAAAAATGCCAAAAGGAAGGAGGCCAAGAAAAGGGCCGGAATGGGTCTCATCGCCTGGTTTTTTAGTCGGCTTGCAACCGATAGGTGAAGGTGAGGGTTCCCGAGTAGCCTCCCGTGAACGCGTCCGTCCCCAGGAGCTCCACCAGGAGCCATATCCGCAAGGTGGCGGTGGTGTTCCTGGCTATGCTGAAAAGCCCTCCGCCATCGTAGGCTAGAACGCTACTCAGGCTGGCAAACCCCGGGAAGTGGCTCGTGGCGTTCCCCGAAACCACCTGCCCCAGGACGTACACCCGGTTGTTGGACAGGGGAGCGGGGAGGGTCCCGGTCACGGAGAGGCGGAGGCAACGGGTGGTCCCGGCCCCACACAGGGTTCCACCCCCGCCGCCCCGGTTCGGCGTGGTCACGGTGCAGGTCACGTAGAGGCCGGAGGAGGCCCCCACCACCTGGGTGGGCAGGAAGCGCCCACTCGAGGGAAGGGCGTCCAGAAAGGCCAGGTAGGCGGGGAGGCTTGCCCGGTAGTAGGTGTTTCCGTCCGGGGCCACCACCTGGACCGGCCCCGAGGGGGCGGCGAAGTCAAAGCGCACCTCGGTGGCGTCGCAGTTCAGGGTCTGGGCCCAGGCGAGGGTGAGGAAGAGAAAGAGGGGGGCGATTTTTCTCACCACGTTCCCTCCCCGGCCAGGCGGCCGTAGGCGTGCTCCAGGAGGACCACCACCTTGTAGCCAGAAGGAAGCCCGGGCCGGAAGGAGAGGAGGCGCTTGCTTCCTGGGAAGACGGCCACCCCTTCCTCATCCAGGGAAAGCCTCAGGGCCTCCTTGCCCTCCTTGTCGTAGAAGAGGAGGGTTCCGGTCACCCGCAGGAGGACGTTTCCCGTGTTGGCGAGGAGGAGCTTGAGCTCTTCCCCCTCCCGGCCGATTCCCTCGAGGGCCAGGCCCGGCCTCTCCGTCCCCCGGAAGGTGGCGTAAACGAACAATCCCACCCCGGCCCGGAAGCCGATGCGGAGGCCCCGCTCTTCCCGGAAGCTCGGGGCGGTCTGCAGGAGGACCATGCACCAGTAGGTGCCCTCTCCGCTGAAAGGCCGGACCCGGACCCGGACCTCGACCCCTCCTCCCTCGGGCACCTCCAGGCTCCCCTGGGGGAAGACCTCGAGGTGGGGGCAGAGGTCCCGCTCGTGGGAGGCTCCTTCGCGCACCGAGCCGTCCAGGCCCAGGAGGAAGGAGGAGAGGGAGACCTCCAGGGCCGTCCTCTTTCCCTCCACCAGGAGCAGGGCGCTCCCCTGGGCCCCGCCGGAAGGGGGGAGAAGGAGCTCCAGGCGCACCGGGGTCAGGGTCAGAGTCTGGCCCAGGGCCGGAGCGGGAAGGGCCAGGAGAAGCGTGGTTAGGGTGAGGAGAATAGGCTTTTTCATAGTTCTATTGTAGAGGAGGGTTTGGCTTTAGAAAAAGCGGGCTCGAGGGACCGCTTCCCTCGAGCCCGCTGGCCCAAGTGTTCTTTATGGATTGGGGGTGAGGGTGTAGTTCACGGTGATTTGGTGGCTGTATGTGCCCGTGATGTCATCCCCCGGGTCGAGGGTGAGCAGGTAGTAGACCTTGTAGACGGACTTGCCCTGCCCGCCCGTGCTGGAGCTGATGAGGGTGGTCACGCCCGTGACCGGGGTGGGCACGCTGGTCCAAGAGCCCCCCTTGCCCAAGACCTTCTCGGCGTAGACCTTGACCCGGCCGTTGTCCAGCGGAGCAGGAAGGGGGCCGGATACGCTGAGTTTCACATACCAGGTAGCCCGGTTGCTACGCACGATGAGGGTGCCGTAGTCGTTCCCGCCCGTCCCCGCCACGCTGGTGGGGGCGAAGTCCTGCGCGCTGCTGGCATTATCCAGGAAGTTGTCGTAGCTGGCCAAGCCTGCCCGGTCATAGGGGGTGCCCCCCACGGTGACCGTGCCCGTAGCGGTGGTGTCGCTGAAGTCAAAAATGAAGTCGGTCGCGTCCAGGCTCAGCGTGAGGATGGAGGGGATGGTGACGGTGACGTTGTGGTTGTCCGTCGTCTGCGCCAGGCCCAAGCTGGCCAGCCCCAAAACCACCAAAAGCCCTAAACCTTTCCTCAGCATATCTGCACCTCCTGGGGGCCGGTCGCGCCACTCGCTCCTCCCCGGCCCTTGGCGCCCGTCTTGGGTCCGGGGGTTCCTCGCTTCCCCACGTAAGTAAATATAGCACACCCGTGTCAAAACCGTGTGAAAGTTCAGGGCAGGAGCACCACCCGGCAGGTCGGGGAGCAGGAGGAGAGCTCCAGGACCACCTGGCCCCGTCCCCGGCCTTCCGCCACGAGGAGAGGGCCTGGGGACCCAGGAAGGACGACCTCACCTACCTGCCCCGGGGCCTGCCGTACCCGCACCCCCAGGAAGGTCCCGTACACCTCGAGGCGCCAGCGGCCGTTGGCCACCACCTCAAGGACCCACTCCCCTGCAGGCAGGAAGAGCTCCGAAGCCTTTTCTCCTTGGTTTCCGAAGGGAACGCCTGGCGGAGTCTTCAGGTACAGAACGGAAGGGATGCTCACGCTCACCCGGCTGTCCCGGACCTGCCCCTGCTGGGCGAGAACGCCCGTCCAAAGGGCTAGGCTTATACCGGTTCATGCAGACTCATTCACGATGAAACGGCTATCGCCGCGGCCACTCCCCGGTAAAGAGGACCTAGGTCTACCTTTTCCCCTTTCCCACGGTCCTAAGGGGTTTGAGGACGAAGGAGACGACGTTAGGATGGGCTTGAGGGGAGAAAGATCTCTCGGAACCTCAAGCCCAAGGAAGGGGAGAAAGAGACCTACCCTAAGAACCCGCCAAGGATTGCCGGAAACGTTGGAGCTGTGGGAGTTCCTTCCATCGGTTCCACAGCTCTTATGCGAGCTCTTAGGGCTTAGTAAGACCAAGGCCTTTTCGGCCTTAGTCTTCTCACGGGTAAGACGGAGCTTCTGGGCTTCGTTTCTCTCCTTCTCTATTTCGCCCTTCAGCTCTTTCACACGTTCCCGGTAGAACGCCTTCGCGTTCTCCAGGAAGTGGGGGTCTTCAAGCAGAGCTTGGTAGTTCTTGGGGAGCTTCTCCTCAATCCCAAGAGCTCTCCTACCAATGACGTATGCAGCTGCAACGTCCTTGGATAGGGAGAGCTGAGGGGCGTATTTCAGCATCCCTATGGTGGAAGTGTCCCTTGGATCTACATGTATGACCTGGATGCCCTTCTTCAGGGCCAAGGTGTGGATCTTCCTGAGGAGAGAAGCGTAAGCGAACCTGTGCTGGATCCCTCTAAACCTACGGCCCGATCCGTCTCCTCTTCTGGATTTACGAAGGTACTTGAGGTTCTCTGTGGCAATAGCCACTCCGCTTGCTGCGGCAAAATCGGTGACCTCATGAGCCACCATCCACAGGAGGGTTTCCTTAGCTCCACGGTTTGGAGCTTGGTCCAATTCATCCAGGGGAATGGTGAAGTAGTGTTTGAGGTTTCCGTACCGGTCGAGCAGGGCTAAGGCGATGTGATAAGGGTTGGCGTTGAGGTCCAAAGCAAGAACGCCGTTTCTCTTGTTGTGAAAAACGGCAGGAGCTGCTTCTTCCCAGGTAAAGTTGGCGTAGATTTTTCCATCCTTCAGGG
This portion of the Thermus filiformis genome encodes:
- a CDS encoding IS200/IS605 family accessory protein TnpB-related protein, coding for MSSCLHQGTNSGQVWGKKKTAKGSRKINTPTYYVGVSAKLVFSNKDDESLVLQILRIFSAAVRFAFNRLVEGVPPKDLWSVKGPIGQKFGLDSYYIQAVLLKAQTILSSAKERGIDPRKVVFGGRRLFEDLKKNHNPKLRSERKKLWKERRQGLLYCRGNSKVGNPNLKLFVQNGILYLRINVGEGKHVKARIQTSHPNLGQLVQRALLNRYYNVELTLKDGKIYANFTWEEAAPAVFHNKRNGVLALDLNANPYHIALALLDRYGNLKHYFTIPLDELDQAPNRGAKETLLWMVAHEVTDFAAASGVAIATENLKYLRKSRRGDGSGRRFRGIQHRFAYASLLRKIHTLALKKGIQVIHVDPRDTSTIGMLKYAPQLSLSKDVAAAYVIGRRALGIEEKLPKNYQALLEDPHFLENAKAFYRERVKELKGEIEKERNEAQKLRLTREKTKAEKALVLLSPKSSHKSCGTDGRNSHSSNVSGNPWRVLRVGLFLPFLGLEVPRDLSPLKPILTSSPSSSNPLGPWERGKGRPRSSLPGSGRGDSRFIVNESA